The stretch of DNA CGTACTGGCCCAAGAGGACGTCGTCCGTGTCGATGGGGGCCACGGCCTTTAGAACCTTAACCTTTTCGTCACGAATAGATTCCGGGTCAAAAGACACCGGTCTTTCCATAGTCAAGAGAGTCATGATTTGTAACAGATGGTTCTGCATCACGTCTCTGATTATGCCTATAGAGTCGAAATAGCCGCCACGGCCTTCGGTGCCGAACCTCTCTTTAAACGAAATCTGAACGCTTTGAATGTTGTCTCTATTCCACGAGGCATTCAAAAACTGGTTACCGAACCTCAAGACTAAAAGATTCTTGACCAACTCTTTACCCAAGTAATGGTCAATTCTGTACaactcttcttctttaaagAGGGGCCCCAGGTTTTTTTGCAGCTCCCTGGCAGAGGCCAGGTCGTGGCCGAAAGGTTTCTCTACGATTACACGGGTGATGCCATTCTCTGCGTACACACGACTCTTGATCTGCTTGGCCACCGTCAAAAAAACGCTTGGCGGCAAGGCCAGATAGAAGAGACGGTGTGGGACATCGACGTTGGCACTTTTCTCGAATTTCTCGATCTGCGTTCTTAATTCGTCGAAGCCTTCATCTGTGTCGTAATTTCCCGAAATGTAGCTGACCATCTTGAAGAACTGTTCGACCTTAGAGTCATCGGCTTCACCGTGAGGTTTTTTCAAGTGGGGTAGGACACGGGACTTCAGGTCCTCCTCCATGGACAATTTGGACCGGGCATAACCGAAGATCTTGGTAGATGGATCAAGGTAACCTTCTCTGAAAAGCCCAAATAAGGCGGGAAaagtcttcttctttgccaGATCACCTGACGCACCAAAGACAGATATGAcggtatttttttcgaatttGACGGGGCCTTCACTCATCTTGCCTTATGTGGTTTTCTATTCTATTGGATTTACTCTTTCTGTCTATACAGCCAATTGGAGAGGGGGAAGGGGGAGAAGGAGGGGTGAGTGGAGAAAAGGGAGAGAGGGGCAGGAGGAAGCCACTTTAGGTGT from Saccharomyces cerevisiae S288C chromosome XIV, complete sequence encodes:
- the ZWF1 gene encoding glucose-6-phosphate dehydrogenase (Glucose-6-phosphate dehydrogenase (G6PD); catalyzes the first step of the pentose phosphate pathway; involved in adaptation to oxidative stress; negative regulator of nonselective autophagy, independent of Stb5p; protein abundance increases in response to DNA replication stress; homolog of human G6PD which is deficient in patients with hemolytic anemia; human G6PD can complement yeast zwf1 null mutant), giving the protein MSEGPVKFEKNTVISVFGASGDLAKKKTFPALFGLFREGYLDPSTKIFGYARSKLSMEEDLKSRVLPHLKKPHGEADDSKVEQFFKMVSYISGNYDTDEGFDELRTQIEKFEKSANVDVPHRLFYLALPPSVFLTVAKQIKSRVYAENGITRVIVEKPFGHDLASARELQKNLGPLFKEEELYRIDHYLGKELVKNLLVLRFGNQFLNASWNRDNIQSVQISFKERFGTEGRGGYFDSIGIIRDVMQNHLLQIMTLLTMERPVSFDPESIRDEKVKVLKAVAPIDTDDVLLGQYGKSEDGSKPAYVDDDTVDKDSKCVTFAAMTFNIENERWEGVPIMMRAGKALNESKVEIRLQYKAVASGVFKDIPNNELVIRVQPDAAVYLKFNAKTPGLSNATQVTDLNLTYASRYQDFWIPEAYEVLIRDALLGDHSNFVRDDELDISWGIFTPLLKHIERPDGPTPEIYPYGSRGPKGLKEYMQKHKYVMPEKHPYAWPVTKPEDTKDN